Proteins encoded within one genomic window of Ranitomeya variabilis isolate aRanVar5 chromosome 4, aRanVar5.hap1, whole genome shotgun sequence:
- the LOC143770388 gene encoding urokinase plasminogen activator surface receptor-like, with amino-acid sequence MMKMTGWLSVLLLCVSLPPVISLKCITCSGFPYDCQESTQLCTLDQTNCMSQSFTVVSENGSVTEWTYKGCSQGLVCNETIYTDLGFRKTYVSSTCCITDLCNTDTYYARVPVAALFCESCEGNNVTCAASNLTSLQCGGVQDRCMTIQTVYVNDSSSNVVYKGCATGNLCGRRLAYNTGGPRVYTEVSCCGNNYCNHGVQQVTVNSTLTGMQCYACNETGKGECTAPITKIASCMGNMTSCLDIVGFPRGNTLMRGCSSSDVCYGLAASPFLQPSQKVHCCQGNLCNNGNIASYYNSGSTVAAHGIGFLIAGALLVLMKGLWTLL; translated from the exons ATGATGAAAATGACTGGGTGGCTGAGCGTCCTGCTCCTCTGCGTGTCCCTCCCACCAG TTATATCCCTAAAATGCATCACTTGCTCAGGATTTCCATATGACTGCCAGGAATCTACTCAGCTCTGCACCCTGGACCAGACCAACTGTATGTCACAGTCATTCACAGTTGTAAGTG AGAATGGGAGTGTTACAGAATGGACATACAAAGGTTGTTCTCAGGGACTTGTGTGCAATGAGACAATTTACACGGATTTGGGCTTTAGGAAAACATATGTCAGTTCCACGTGCTGCATCACAGACTTATGCAACACTGACACCTACTATG CTCGGGTCCCTGTTGCCGCTCTATTTTGCGAGTCCTGTGAAGGTAACAATGTGACCTGTGCAGCATCCAACCTGACGTCCCTCCAATGTGGCGGTGTACAAGATCGCTGCATGACGATCCAAACTGTGTATGTCAATG ATTCCAGCTCGAACGTTGTCTATAAAGGTTGTGCAACGGGTAACCTCTGTGGTCGACGGTTGGCATATAACACCGGTGGTCCCAGGGTTTACACGGAGGTGTCATGTTGTGGGAACAATTACTGCAACCATGGAGTCCAACAAG TGACCGTAAATTCGACCCTAACTGGAATGCAGTGCTACGCATGCAACGAGACCGGCAAGGGAGAATGCACAGCACCCATCACCAAAATAGCCTCTTGTATGGGAAACATGACCTCGTGCCTGGATATAGTAG GATTTCCTCGGGGGAACACTCTGATGCGAGGCTGCTCTTCCAGTGACGTGTGCTATGGTCTCGCCGCATCCCCGTTTCTACAGCCCAGCCAAAAAGTGCACTGCTGCCAGGGCAATCTGTGCAACAACGGAAATATTGCATCCTATTACAACTCGGGCTCTACCGTGGCAGCACACGGGATCGGGTTCCTGATAGCGGGCGCCCTACTGGTGCTTATGAAGGGGTTATGGACATTGCTGTGA